Genomic DNA from Paenibacillus sp. KS-LC4:
GCAACTTTGTGACGCAATTTATTTTTCAGCCGGTATGGGGAAAATACGCCGATCGCTACGGACGCAAGATGATGCTGCTTCGCTCCGGCATTGGCATGGCGATTGTCATTGTGCTAATGGGCTTTGCAACAACGCCGTGGCATCTGCTGCTGCTGCGCATGCTGAACGGCACGATTTCCGGCTTCAACCCCGCAGCTGTGGCATTAATATCTGCCAGCACGCCTAAGGATCGAATGGGCTATGCGATGGGAACGCTCCAATCAGGCGGCATTGCCGGAACGATATTAGGCCCTTTCATCGGCGGCCTGCTGGCTGACGCTGTCGGCTACCGTCCCATATTTTATTTGACTGGCTCCCTCTTGTTCGCCGCATCTATGCTGGCGTTGTTCGTCGTGAAGGAGACGTTCGATTTGCAAAAGGCAGCAGCTAAGGTGCAAATTTCCGTCATTGAAGGCTTCAAGCGGCTGCGCGGCATTCATGAGCTAACGGCGCTGTATGCTGTCACCTTCCTCATTCAATTCGCTATGATGAGCTCAATGACGCTGCTGCCGCTGCATGTCCAGAGTCTGCATGGTCCGACGGCAAACCTTGCTTTCTGGGCAGGCTTCGTCGGCTCGGCAGCCGGTATCTCTAATCTCATTGCATCGCCTGTGCTAGGCAAGCTAAGCGATCGCATCGGCTCGGAGCGCATTCTCGGCTATTCGCTCGTAGGCGCAGGGTTGACCTTTATCCCGCAGGCGCTTGCTGACAGCGTGCCGCAGCTGCTCATTTCCCGGTTTGTGCTCGGTATTTTCCTCGGCGGACTTGTGCCGACGGTCAACTCGCTCATACGCAAATATACGCCGGATGGCATGGAATCCCGGGCCTACAGCTTTAACAGCAGCACGCTCGGCCTCGGCAATATGGTCGGCCCGATTACCGGCGGCGCATTATCCGGCTGGATCGGCATCAGAGGGCTGTTCATTTTGTCCGCCGCTATGATGCTGCTGAATGCGCTGTGGGTGCATCGGTCGCTGCTGCGCGGCAAACGGAAAGCTGCGCAAAGCTAGCTCGTGTTAGCTGGAGCTAGCTTTGCGCATGCTGACTGTCGGCTCTGCGGACGGCATGAGCACTCCGTCCAAATATCGCGCAGAATATTCCATCAACCCACCTTTTCTGTTACAATTTTGAAATTTCAAGCACTTCCCATTTTCAACATCTCTTAGAGTTGATATTTATGTAGGCTGTGTAGTTATCACCTATTTTTTCCTGAGGTTTATAACCAAAATGGTGGGCCGAAGCAAACGTCCCACCATATGAATGAGCATGGTAAAGTCCCCTACAGTTGCCGGCTCAATCGTCAGACAGCAGAAACAGCTCGTCGCCTACTTGGACAAGCCCCGCCTTCGTTACTGAGGCATACAAGCCGACATGCAGCTTAAGCTCCTGATTTACTGTTTTGAGCAGCGACATATCCCGCTCCTGCGTGTCGGGGTCCAGCGCAATCATGGAGCAGCGCTCACAAAACTCATCTACTCGCAGCTCAGCGCTTCCAAGCTGGAGCCGCTTGCCGATCCAGCTCTCTTCATCCGGTGCATCGCCCGCAAGCGCCACAATCAGGTTCGCCCTGAACCGCCGCGCATCGAGCGGCTTGCCCCACAGCGCCTCAAGCTTGCTCAGCAGCGCATCTGTCACAATGAGCACGCTGCTGGCATCCATGCCGAGTAAATCCGGCGTTTCCGGCGCATAACGCCGCATGGAGATAGCCGTGCGGGTGTGTGTCTGTATTTCGGCGAGCAGCTGCCCATTCCACGCGAGCTCGCGATTGTCAGGCGACGTGACCGTCACTTCGGGAAAACCGGAAGCCGCCGCCGTACCCTTTTCAAAATCAGCATGGTCCTGAAGCTGCACCTTATAGGCCAGCATCGCCGGAATTTCCCGTGCCGTAATGAAGCTGTCCCAGCCCTCCTTCGTTTCATCAATAAACGCGTGGCTGCGGTCTCCGTAAAGTCCATAAGTCTCTATTTTGCTGGAAGCCAGCTGCTCGCCTCCAAAAGATTTTATCGGGTAGCGGTGGATTTCCTTAATCGCGCCTAAGCGTGTGTTCACTTGTCCGACTGCCGGTTTCTTTGTCAATGCACACTTCTCCTGTCTGCTGCAAAATAACTGCGTGAAACGGGCACTACCCCCAGAGGAGCAGCGCCCGTTCCTTTCACACCATTCCATTAGCTATCATAGCACAGGAAGCTCCTTCTCCAAACGTCTGGGCTTCCTATTTACAACGATAATGCTGGCTGCCACGAGCGCAAGACCGACCGCCAAATTAATCGTTACATGCTCATTTAAAAACAACACGCTGAACACGATCGCAATAAGCGGAATTAGAAACA
This window encodes:
- a CDS encoding MFS transporter produces the protein MEQWKKNLIVLWFGQFLVMAGMTMIIPFMAFYLQFELGLTDPHEIAVWAGLIFAGNFVTQFIFQPVWGKYADRYGRKMMLLRSGIGMAIVIVLMGFATTPWHLLLLRMLNGTISGFNPAAVALISASTPKDRMGYAMGTLQSGGIAGTILGPFIGGLLADAVGYRPIFYLTGSLLFAASMLALFVVKETFDLQKAAAKVQISVIEGFKRLRGIHELTALYAVTFLIQFAMMSSMTLLPLHVQSLHGPTANLAFWAGFVGSAAGISNLIASPVLGKLSDRIGSERILGYSLVGAGLTFIPQALADSVPQLLISRFVLGIFLGGLVPTVNSLIRKYTPDGMESRAYSFNSSTLGLGNMVGPITGGALSGWIGIRGLFILSAAMMLLNALWVHRSLLRGKRKAAQS
- a CDS encoding MOSC N-terminal beta barrel domain-containing protein → MTKKPAVGQVNTRLGAIKEIHRYPIKSFGGEQLASSKIETYGLYGDRSHAFIDETKEGWDSFITAREIPAMLAYKVQLQDHADFEKGTAAASGFPEVTVTSPDNRELAWNGQLLAEIQTHTRTAISMRRYAPETPDLLGMDASSVLIVTDALLSKLEALWGKPLDARRFRANLIVALAGDAPDEESWIGKRLQLGSAELRVDEFCERCSMIALDPDTQERDMSLLKTVNQELKLHVGLYASVTKAGLVQVGDELFLLSDD